Proteins from a genomic interval of Clostridium scatologenes:
- a CDS encoding ABC transporter ATP-binding protein, whose translation MNSIITGKNIVKIFGKGNEQAKVLNGVNVEIAKGEFVAIMGHSGSGKSTLLFALSGMDEITSGSVKFDDIEISKLSENQLADVRRTKMGFIFQQPTMLKNLNLLDNIILPAVHNGKKDIEKLTQRAKNLMKKTGICGLESRDITEASGGQLQRGGICRALMNEPYILFADEPTGALNSKSAEEIMELLVEINKEGTAILLVTHDAKVAARADRILFMKDGNMISELLLQKFIGRDMEVREKKVLAGMAAVGI comes from the coding sequence ATGAATAGCATTATTACAGGTAAAAATATTGTTAAAATTTTTGGAAAAGGTAATGAGCAAGCTAAGGTACTAAATGGAGTAAACGTTGAAATAGCAAAAGGCGAGTTTGTTGCCATAATGGGGCATTCTGGTTCAGGAAAATCCACACTGCTGTTTGCACTCAGCGGTATGGATGAGATTACAAGCGGTTCGGTAAAATTTGACGATATTGAGATATCTAAACTCAGCGAAAATCAGCTTGCGGATGTTCGCCGAACAAAAATGGGATTTATCTTTCAACAGCCAACCATGCTGAAAAACTTAAATCTTTTGGATAATATCATCCTTCCAGCCGTGCATAATGGCAAAAAGGATATAGAGAAACTCACACAAAGGGCAAAAAACCTGATGAAGAAGACAGGAATTTGCGGGCTTGAAAGCAGGGATATTACAGAGGCTTCAGGGGGACAGCTCCAGAGGGGAGGAATTTGCCGTGCTCTAATGAATGAGCCATATATTCTCTTTGCTGATGAGCCCACTGGTGCGCTTAACTCAAAATCGGCTGAGGAAATCATGGAGTTATTGGTGGAAATCAACAAAGAAGGCACAGCCATATTGCTTGTTACCCACGATGCAAAAGTTGCGGCCAGGGCTGACAGGATTCTGTTTATGAAGGATGGGAATATGATTTCTGAACTTCTACTGCAAAAGTTCATTGGCAGGGATATGGAGGTGAGAGAGAAAAAAGTACTGGCTGGGATGGCGGCTGTTGGTATTTAG
- a CDS encoding response regulator transcription factor, producing the protein MKKNILIVDDEKEIRELIRLYIEKEGFCVIQAENGLEALKQAASERIDLVVIDIMMPELNGYQLMKSLREHSNIPIIIVSAKTENHEKILGLDLGADDYVTKPFDPLEVTARIKAQLRRYDGCAVDSQAVLLTAGELCMDVCACTLRLGSRIIPLTATEFNIMKLFMQSPGRVYTKQQIYEAAWQEAAIVDDNTVMVAISKLRSKLPGNSKASIGTVRGLGYRLEVRT; encoded by the coding sequence ATGAAGAAAAATATTCTTATTGTAGATGATGAGAAGGAAATTCGTGAGCTTATACGATTGTATATAGAAAAGGAAGGATTTTGTGTTATACAGGCTGAAAATGGATTGGAAGCGCTTAAACAAGCAGCATCTGAACGGATTGATTTGGTTGTTATTGACATTATGATGCCAGAGCTTAACGGTTATCAGCTTATGAAAAGTTTGAGAGAACATAGCAATATTCCTATTATTATCGTGAGTGCCAAAACGGAAAATCATGAGAAAATATTGGGACTTGACCTTGGTGCGGACGATTATGTGACAAAGCCTTTTGACCCATTAGAGGTCACTGCCAGAATCAAAGCTCAATTACGCCGCTATGACGGGTGTGCAGTGGACTCTCAAGCAGTTTTACTAACAGCAGGTGAATTGTGTATGGATGTTTGTGCTTGCACTCTTAGACTTGGAAGTAGAATAATCCCTCTTACTGCCACGGAATTTAATATAATGAAGTTATTTATGCAAAGTCCTGGACGTGTATACACCAAACAGCAGATTTATGAAGCTGCATGGCAGGAGGCAGCCATTGTGGACGACAATACAGTGATGGTGGCTATTAGCAAGCTGCGAAGTAAACTTCCAGGAAATAGTAAAGCATCCATTGGAACCGTTCGTGGATTAGGATATCGTCTGGAGGTGCGCACATGA
- a CDS encoding ABC transporter permease encodes MYQKIIKNDIRKSKLITATITAFILVAAMLTSLSALLIVNLFSAMDNMLLSAKSLHFMQMHTGNVDMERLQSFAAANNSVEDYQVLEFLNIEGANIVIGKDSLAKSVQDNGLSVQSKKFDFLLNLNGEVIHPANGEIYVPIYYMKEGNVALGNRVTIHGISFTVAGFLRDSVMNASMVSSKRFLVSPDDFERVREFGKLEHLIEFRLAKGISFPAFEAAYLDAGLPANGPPAITYTQVKMINSITDGIMIAVLVLIGILVIIVAFLCIRFTLLAKIEEDYKEIGILKAVGMRVSQIKKLYLAKYGAIACAACVLGFLASLPIQTLFMKNIRLYMGESGSTLSGLLCGLLGAMVICGVVMLYVNSVLQCFRKISAAQAVRLGAPQEKSKAVKIFKLSNNRLFSKNIFLGIKDVISRKKMYVTMLMVLVISSFIMIVPQNISNTISKESFITYMGMGICDVNIGVMRTQVEDVMEKTAEVVDMLKKDKNVEKYTLFTSMMLDRKVDNGTIEKLRVAFGDYSKFPITYSNGRAPQAESELALSVLNAKDLEKTVGDEIVLIIDGVEKHLTVCGIYSDITNGGRTAQAIFDTNNGDVLSVGIAVKFRDRQNIDAAISEYRKQFSFAKVTGIDESIRQMLGSIRDALKMVSIVAIGATALITLLVTVLFMKMLVVKDRYPITILKSMGFTGTDIREQYLTRSITVLALGVIIGTILAHTLGELVGVAIISSFGATTFQFVVNPWFAYFVSPLLIASCVVVGTMMGVSGIQTLKISEHIKEV; translated from the coding sequence ATGTATCAAAAAATTATCAAAAATGATATACGTAAAAGTAAGCTGATTACTGCGACGATTACAGCATTTATACTGGTTGCCGCAATGCTGACCTCTTTGTCTGCATTGCTGATAGTAAACCTGTTCAGCGCTATGGACAATATGCTTCTTTCAGCAAAGTCACTTCATTTTATGCAGATGCACACAGGCAACGTAGATATGGAGCGCTTGCAAAGCTTTGCTGCTGCAAATAACAGCGTAGAAGATTATCAGGTGTTGGAGTTTCTTAACATTGAGGGTGCGAATATTGTCATTGGAAAGGATTCTCTTGCTAAAAGCGTACAGGACAACGGCCTTTCAGTGCAAAGTAAGAAATTCGACTTTCTCCTTAACTTAAATGGTGAAGTCATTCATCCTGCTAACGGCGAAATCTATGTTCCAATCTATTACATGAAGGAAGGAAATGTGGCACTTGGCAATAGGGTGACAATACATGGTATTTCTTTTACTGTAGCGGGATTTTTGAGAGATTCTGTTATGAATGCATCCATGGTAAGCTCTAAGCGGTTTCTTGTGAGCCCAGATGATTTTGAAAGAGTCCGTGAGTTTGGAAAGTTAGAACACCTTATAGAATTCCGATTGGCAAAAGGAATTTCATTCCCAGCTTTTGAGGCAGCATATCTGGATGCAGGGCTTCCGGCAAACGGTCCACCTGCTATTACTTACACTCAAGTGAAGATGATAAATAGCATTACAGACGGGATTATGATTGCCGTGTTGGTGTTAATAGGCATACTTGTTATCATTGTAGCATTTTTGTGCATCCGTTTTACGTTACTGGCTAAAATCGAGGAGGATTATAAGGAAATAGGCATATTGAAGGCTGTTGGGATGAGGGTATCTCAGATTAAAAAACTCTATCTTGCGAAATACGGTGCTATAGCATGTGCGGCTTGCGTGCTGGGATTTCTGGCCTCCTTACCGATCCAAACGCTTTTTATGAAAAATATTCGCCTTTATATGGGAGAAAGCGGCAGCACATTGTCTGGCTTGCTCTGCGGACTTTTGGGGGCTATGGTAATCTGCGGGGTTGTCATGCTGTATGTGAACAGCGTGTTGCAGTGCTTCCGTAAAATATCTGCGGCGCAAGCAGTGCGATTGGGTGCGCCTCAAGAAAAATCGAAAGCGGTCAAAATATTTAAACTTAGTAATAATAGGCTCTTTTCTAAAAATATTTTTCTTGGAATCAAGGATGTTATTTCCCGGAAAAAGATGTATGTTACTATGCTGATGGTGTTGGTAATTTCATCGTTTATTATGATTGTGCCTCAAAATATTAGCAATACTATTTCTAAAGAAAGCTTCATCACCTACATGGGCATGGGAATTTGCGATGTTAATATTGGAGTTATGCGAACACAGGTGGAGGACGTTATGGAGAAGACGGCGGAAGTTGTTGATATGTTGAAAAAGGATAAGAATGTTGAAAAGTATACTTTGTTTACCAGCATGATGTTAGATAGGAAAGTAGATAATGGAACAATAGAGAAGCTGCGAGTGGCATTTGGTGACTATTCTAAATTTCCTATTACTTACTCTAATGGACGTGCCCCGCAAGCTGAATCAGAACTTGCCCTCTCTGTCCTCAATGCTAAAGACCTTGAAAAAACCGTTGGGGATGAAATCGTTTTAATTATTGATGGTGTGGAAAAACATCTGACGGTTTGTGGGATTTACTCTGATATCACCAACGGTGGTCGAACGGCACAAGCTATTTTTGATACAAATAACGGAGATGTTTTGAGCGTGGGTATTGCAGTCAAATTTCGTGATCGTCAGAATATAGATGCGGCAATATCAGAGTATAGGAAACAGTTTTCCTTCGCCAAGGTTACTGGCATTGACGAAAGTATTAGACAGATGCTTGGCTCTATACGGGATGCCCTTAAAATGGTTTCAATTGTTGCTATTGGAGCAACTGCTTTGATCACACTACTGGTCACAGTATTGTTTATGAAAATGCTGGTGGTGAAAGACCGTTATCCTATTACTATACTGAAATCAATGGGCTTCACTGGTACGGATATTCGGGAGCAGTACCTTACGCGCTCAATCACTGTGTTGGCATTGGGCGTAATCATCGGAACCATTCTGGCACATACACTGGGAGAGCTTGTTGGTGTGGCAATCATTTCTTCCTTTGGCGCAACAACCTTCCAGTTTGTAGTAAATCCGTGGTTTGCATATTTTGTTTCGCCTCTGCTAATTGCGAGTTGCGTTGTCGTTGGCACTATGATGGGTGTTTCTGGTATCCAGACATTAAAAATTTCAGAGCATATTAAGGAGGTTTGA
- a CDS encoding sensor histidine kinase → MKKKHSFKKVIMRSFIGYTIGIALTLLILELLFSLFTLNNGMNFSELAFSPLAEETKKLQIILSVFWNLITVVVYFIGIVLFGRGISKKIMEPVEKMQEGFKEVTAGHLDTTLDFETETEFEEMRDAFNFMARKLKDSEEKRMTMENERMQLFSHIAHDLKTPMTTIYGYAGALASGMVEKPEKQREYYMAIKTKSEQMNKLIDQLLSYSKLGTPQYQMNFAKVDLVELLRVSCATLFGEMESRQMKLELRLPDKPIFYMVDSLEINRAIGNLLTNAIRHNPLGSILSVGITDETDGVEIQIADNGVAIPGAIAGNLFEPFVSGSDSRSTSSGTGLGLAIVKKVMEQHFGEVLLLDVPYPYTKMFVLSFPKV, encoded by the coding sequence ATGAAGAAAAAACACAGTTTCAAAAAAGTTATCATGCGCAGTTTCATAGGCTATACCATAGGAATTGCATTGACACTTCTGATATTAGAGCTTTTATTTAGTCTGTTTACATTAAATAATGGGATGAACTTCTCGGAATTGGCATTTTCCCCTCTGGCTGAGGAGACAAAAAAGCTTCAAATTATACTTTCAGTTTTTTGGAATCTTATCACAGTTGTGGTGTATTTTATAGGTATTGTCCTTTTTGGGCGCGGAATTAGCAAGAAAATCATGGAGCCTGTGGAGAAAATGCAAGAAGGTTTCAAGGAGGTTACGGCTGGTCATTTAGACACTACACTGGACTTTGAAACAGAAACGGAATTTGAGGAAATGCGAGATGCTTTTAATTTTATGGCACGAAAACTGAAAGATTCCGAAGAAAAGCGAATGACAATGGAAAATGAAAGAATGCAGCTTTTTTCGCACATTGCCCATGACTTGAAAACTCCCATGACAACAATTTATGGATATGCTGGGGCTTTGGCAAGCGGTATGGTGGAGAAACCAGAGAAACAGAGGGAATACTATATGGCAATTAAAACGAAATCTGAACAGATGAACAAATTAATTGACCAATTACTTTCCTATTCAAAGTTGGGTACACCGCAATACCAGATGAATTTTGCGAAGGTTGACCTTGTAGAGCTGCTTCGTGTGTCTTGTGCTACTTTGTTTGGTGAAATGGAAAGCAGGCAGATGAAATTGGAGCTGCGGTTGCCCGACAAGCCTATATTCTACATGGTGGATTCATTGGAAATCAACCGTGCCATTGGGAATCTGTTGACTAACGCAATCCGCCATAATCCGTTGGGCAGTATATTGTCTGTGGGAATTACGGATGAGACCGATGGTGTTGAGATACAAATTGCTGATAATGGAGTGGCTATCCCTGGAGCAATCGCTGGGAATCTGTTCGAGCCTTTTGTATCTGGCAGTGATTCAAGAAGTACCAGCAGTGGAACAGGACTTGGACTTGCCATTGTTAAAAAGGTGATGGAGCAGCATTTTGGGGAAGTTTTGTTATTAGACGTACCATATCCTTATACAAAAATGTTTGTCCTAAGTTTTCCAAAAGTCTAA
- a CDS encoding MATE family efflux transporter — translation MNSTNELRNGKISTLLWKFSWPAVIAMLVNSMYNIIDRIFVGRGVGSLAIAATTVAFPIMLILMAVSALIGVGATSLISIRLGEKRPEEANKIAGNATVLLVLLPLCISIIYFLFSTPILTFFGASAEVLPYAKAFTNIIMMASSLGSISMGMVNFIRAEGNPRMSMYTQVIGTIINVILNYIFVMKLGFGIRGSALATVCGQIFSSIWVLTYFLFGPSIVKIKLKNLKLQKNLVISIMSIGFAPFAMQLANSLQNTILNKALMSYGGDMALSAMGIVGSIATLMFMPILGISQGAQPIIGFNYGAKEFSRVKEALKKAVIVGMIIATFSTVVVHLWPTQIANMFINNNPKLTQLTAHAICIFFFMFPVAGFQIVCSQYFQAVGKPIQSTILGLSRQLFLLVPLLLILPRFWGIEGIWRTPPIADILASLITGIVVFFEMKHIKEKENEKEQLQSSTFDSAIGEK, via the coding sequence ATGAATAGTACAAATGAACTTAGAAATGGAAAAATTAGTACTTTATTATGGAAGTTTTCATGGCCAGCTGTTATAGCTATGCTGGTAAATTCTATGTATAACATTATTGATCGTATATTTGTAGGTCGTGGTGTTGGCTCACTTGCCATTGCAGCCACAACTGTAGCCTTTCCAATTATGCTTATTCTTATGGCAGTATCTGCATTAATTGGAGTTGGCGCTACATCACTTATTTCCATTAGGTTAGGTGAAAAAAGACCAGAAGAAGCTAATAAAATAGCTGGAAATGCTACAGTATTGTTGGTTTTACTACCTCTTTGTATCAGCATTATTTATTTTCTTTTTAGCACTCCTATTTTAACTTTCTTTGGTGCAAGTGCTGAGGTTTTACCTTATGCTAAAGCTTTTACCAACATTATAATGATGGCATCATCTTTAGGCTCTATAAGCATGGGAATGGTTAATTTTATTAGAGCTGAAGGTAATCCTAGGATGTCTATGTATACTCAAGTAATCGGAACCATTATCAATGTAATCTTAAATTACATTTTCGTTATGAAGTTAGGTTTTGGAATTAGGGGTTCTGCCCTTGCAACTGTCTGTGGTCAGATATTTTCATCTATTTGGGTATTAACTTATTTTCTATTTGGCCCTAGTATTGTAAAAATAAAGTTAAAAAATCTCAAGTTGCAGAAAAACTTAGTTATTAGCATTATGTCTATTGGTTTCGCTCCTTTTGCAATGCAATTAGCTAATAGTCTTCAAAATACTATCTTGAATAAAGCATTGATGAGTTATGGTGGAGATATGGCACTATCCGCTATGGGTATTGTTGGAAGTATAGCTACATTGATGTTTATGCCTATTCTTGGTATTAGTCAAGGTGCTCAGCCAATCATTGGCTTTAATTATGGTGCCAAGGAATTTTCCAGAGTAAAAGAAGCCCTGAAAAAAGCAGTTATTGTTGGTATGATTATAGCAACATTCAGTACTGTAGTAGTTCATTTATGGCCTACTCAAATTGCCAATATGTTCATTAATAATAATCCTAAGCTGACTCAATTAACTGCTCACGCAATTTGTATATTCTTTTTTATGTTTCCTGTGGCTGGTTTTCAAATTGTCTGTTCCCAGTACTTTCAGGCAGTTGGCAAACCAATTCAATCCACAATTCTGGGGTTATCCAGACAATTGTTCTTATTGGTCCCACTATTATTGATATTGCCAAGATTTTGGGGCATTGAAGGTATTTGGAGAACTCCACCTATAGCAGATATTCTGGCTTCTCTTATAACTGGAATTGTTGTGTTTTTTGAAATGAAACATATAAAAGAGAAAGAGAATGAAAAGGAACAGCTTCAAAGCAGTACCTTTGATAGTGCTATTGGTGAGAAATAA
- a CDS encoding IS3 family transposase (programmed frameshift) — protein sequence MSKKIFTNEEIEILSKNKYVKRVSAKGITYTDEFKRIFISEDGKGKFPRLIFEEYGFDINILGKRRIEMAAYRWRTAYDKEGVLGLQDTRKDNSGRPREKALSIEEKYERLKAQISFLKAENELLKKLDNVRKGDDEKEISLPAEQKFNLIKLVITKHKLKNLISYLCKIVGVSRSGYYNYFSSKSHIARNKRTVKDEMSRDIILKAYNFKGRKKGAKQIKMTLEGQFGIVYNLKRIRRIMIKYGIICPIRKANPYRRIMKATKEHTTLPNLLNRNFKQNTPGKVLLTDITYLFYGNGKKAYLSTIKDGSTNEILSYNLSDKLTLDIATDTIDKLINEGQVKLTIDAFVHSDQGAHYTSPKFQSLVKGYRLGQSMSRRGNCWDNAPQESFFGHFKDESYIKSCETLSELKEEITRYMFYYNNYRYQLGLKKMTPVQYRNHLLNLK from the exons ATGAGCAAGAAGATATTCACAAATGAAGAAATAGAAATACTATCTAAGAACAAATATGTTAAGCGCGTCAGCGCGAAGGGAATAACCTATACTGATGAATTTAAGCGCATCTTTATAAGTGAGGATGGAAAAGGCAAGTTTCCAAGGCTAATATTCGAAGAATATGGATTTGACATAAATATTCTGGGGAAAAGGCGCATAGAAATGGCAGCTTATAGATGGCGTACTGCATACGATAAGGAAGGCGTATTAGGATTACAGGATACCAGAAAAGACAATTCAGGGAGGCCTAGAGAGAAGGCACTCTCCATCGAAGAAAAATATGAACGTCTTAAGGCACAAATTAGTTTTCTTAAAGCTGAGAATGAATTGCTAAAAAAACTCGATA ATGTTAGAAAGGGGGATGATGAAAAAGAAATAAGCCTACCGGCTGAACAGAAATTCAATCTTATTAAGTTGGTAATTACAAAGCATAAGTTGAAAAACTTGATTAGTTATTTATGCAAAATAGTAGGTGTATCGCGTTCTGGATACTATAATTATTTTTCATCAAAGTCCCATATAGCAAGGAATAAACGCACTGTTAAGGATGAGATGTCAAGAGATATCATTTTAAAAGCATATAACTTTAAAGGGCGCAAAAAAGGAGCTAAACAAATAAAAATGACATTAGAAGGTCAATTCGGAATCGTATACAATTTAAAACGTATCCGAAGGATAATGATAAAGTACGGAATTATTTGTCCTATTAGAAAAGCAAATCCTTATAGAAGAATAATGAAAGCTACCAAAGAACACACCACCCTGCCTAATTTATTAAATAGGAATTTTAAACAAAATACACCTGGGAAGGTGCTTCTCACTGATATAACTTACTTATTTTACGGCAATGGTAAGAAAGCATATCTATCAACAATTAAGGATGGATCTACTAATGAAATTCTGTCATACAATCTCTCAGATAAATTGACACTTGACATAGCTACGGATACGATAGACAAACTAATAAATGAAGGACAAGTAAAACTTACTATAGATGCATTTGTTCACTCTGATCAAGGCGCTCACTATACAAGTCCTAAGTTTCAAAGTCTAGTGAAAGGCTACCGCCTAGGGCAATCCATGTCAAGGCGCGGTAACTGCTGGGATAATGCGCCGCAAGAATCGTTTTTTGGGCACTTTAAAGATGAATCGTACATTAAATCATGTGAAACTTTAAGTGAACTTAAGGAAGAAATCACAAGATACATGTTTTACTATAATAACTATAGATATCAATTGGGACTAAAAAAGATGACTCCTGTACAATACAGAAATCATCTTCTTAATTTAAAATAA
- a CDS encoding sensor histidine kinase, translating into MDQFLLKIVLEVLSNVKYLISAIFLYYFLHNFLKDKIRRQRDIIIPIVYFIYSVMFFWIYPSPDNILIDLLGMVLMFGIISIVYDTNVPIKVFLIVTFYAIKELCLLTSYSIFYFLQKNSFKLIGVNYFQNYHLLIKYYFALMEDIQIIIGIIFLLLFFILMYASIVYITKKFTYKNYDFNIKEILFLIMPALSAQFMSFMIFKIIFTTFNNNSKDFLYDKYPSFIFLIPAIGIVSLMGIAGTTVLFQNMIRLNEEKRNKVILEHQVLDLQNYTNQIQQMYNGIRGIKHDMRNHINNLKWLIAEGKYNEVEKYFSDISNTVNKLDFKFRTGNSVTDVIINDFYRKALKNNILFESDFTFPSSFQLDVFDISIILSNVLENALDACTKQSLKSKSFIVITSSKKKNLFFIDVKNSFQSQIKFDNTTKLPVSSKSDKSIHGIGLKNVQTVARKYFGDIDIEIKNTVFNVTVMLKKL; encoded by the coding sequence TTGGATCAATTTTTACTAAAAATAGTACTTGAAGTTTTAAGTAATGTAAAATATTTAATTAGTGCAATTTTTCTATATTATTTTCTACACAACTTTTTAAAAGATAAAATTAGAAGGCAAAGGGATATAATTATTCCTATTGTTTATTTTATATATAGCGTTATGTTTTTTTGGATATACCCTAGCCCAGATAATATACTTATAGATTTACTTGGTATGGTCCTAATGTTTGGTATTATTTCTATAGTATATGATACAAATGTTCCTATAAAAGTATTTTTAATTGTTACATTTTATGCAATTAAAGAATTATGTCTTTTGACCTCCTATAGTATATTTTATTTTTTACAAAAAAACTCTTTTAAGCTTATTGGTGTAAATTATTTTCAAAACTATCATTTATTAATTAAATACTATTTTGCATTAATGGAGGATATTCAAATTATAATAGGAATTATATTTTTATTACTATTTTTTATATTAATGTATGCTTCAATAGTTTACATAACTAAAAAATTCACATATAAAAACTATGATTTTAATATAAAAGAAATTTTGTTTTTGATTATGCCTGCTTTATCAGCACAGTTTATGAGTTTTATGATATTTAAAATAATATTTACTACATTTAATAATAATTCAAAAGATTTTCTTTATGATAAATATCCTTCTTTTATTTTTTTAATTCCTGCTATAGGAATAGTATCTCTTATGGGAATTGCTGGTACAACAGTACTATTCCAAAATATGATAAGGTTGAATGAGGAAAAGAGAAATAAAGTAATTCTAGAACATCAGGTATTGGATCTCCAAAATTATACTAATCAGATACAACAAATGTACAATGGTATTCGTGGCATAAAACATGACATGAGAAACCATATAAATAATTTAAAATGGTTAATTGCAGAAGGTAAATATAATGAAGTGGAAAAATACTTTAGCGATATTTCAAATACTGTAAATAAGCTTGATTTCAAATTTAGAACTGGGAACTCCGTAACAGATGTAATAATAAATGATTTCTATAGAAAAGCTTTGAAGAATAATATTTTATTTGAATCAGATTTTACCTTTCCCTCAAGCTTTCAATTGGATGTATTTGATATAAGCATTATCTTGAGTAATGTGCTTGAAAATGCCTTAGATGCCTGCACAAAACAATCATTGAAATCAAAATCTTTTATTGTCATAACCTCGAGCAAAAAGAAAAATTTATTTTTTATAGATGTAAAAAATAGCTTTCAATCACAAATTAAATTTGACAATACTACTAAACTTCCAGTTTCAAGTAAATCAGATAAATCCATTCACGGTATTGGTTTAAAAAATGTACAAACAGTAGCTCGAAAATACTTTGGTGATATAGATATTGAAATAAAAAATACAGTATTTAATGTGACAGTAATGTTAAAAAAACTTTAA
- a CDS encoding DUF6033 family protein, translating to MSLGMNTNYGLNNYNQSNINTKTDASKSVTNSNSTSKTTGNSVDEYYKNLCTKFPNLNIMVGHFSKGAMIATSTNIDNQPITIDPAYLKKAAKDPKVAAELEKNLGDEPMALNWLKNRAKMDGNKMTSLGTYIDANGDMCSAGGVATDNSSSKSSTSFITRFEELLEKRLKRMKEQRKAEDRMLAQVAEEDVKKANLQKQVARSYHNNLFNNVNMNLLDSNR from the coding sequence ATGTCTTTAGGAATGAATACTAATTATGGTTTAAACAATTATAATCAATCAAATATTAATACAAAAACTGATGCTTCAAAATCAGTTACTAATTCTAACTCAACATCTAAAACTACAGGCAATTCTGTAGACGAATATTATAAAAACCTTTGTACTAAATTTCCAAACTTAAACATCATGGTTGGTCATTTTTCAAAGGGAGCAATGATAGCAACAAGTACTAATATAGATAATCAACCAATTACAATTGATCCAGCTTATCTAAAAAAAGCAGCAAAGGATCCAAAAGTTGCAGCAGAACTTGAGAAAAACCTTGGCGATGAACCTATGGCTTTAAATTGGCTGAAAAATAGAGCTAAAATGGATGGTAATAAAATGACAAGTCTTGGTACTTATATTGATGCAAATGGTGATATGTGCAGTGCTGGTGGTGTTGCAACTGACAATTCATCTTCAAAAAGCAGCACATCATTTATAACTAGGTTTGAGGAATTGTTAGAAAAAAGGTTAAAGAGAATGAAGGAACAGAGAAAAGCAGAAGATAGAATGCTAGCACAAGTAGCTGAAGAAGATGTTAAGAAAGCAAATTTACAAAAGCAAGTTGCTAGAAGTTACCATAATAACTTGTTTAATAATGTCAATATGAATTTACTTGACTCAAATAGATAA
- a CDS encoding LytR/AlgR family response regulator transcription factor has product MKTMLNIAICDDEKSTRDYIKSLILSEKISCDVKEYVSGEALSKSKIKHEIIFLDIEMGNLDGITTAKKIRNNENEFCRSILIFVTGFDRYVYEAFDVHAFHYILKPIDNSKFIEVFKNAVLEYKKSNEKSNKYILIKIGTTYKKVFLKEIYYVESNRRKVILYTQNDTKEYYAKMDDVESQLGSTFFRCHRGYIVNMAYIKEYDTSSITLENGIKLIISQHKYNDFVKNYIRYLKTEVI; this is encoded by the coding sequence ATGAAAACAATGTTAAATATAGCGATTTGTGATGATGAAAAAAGTACAAGAGATTACATAAAATCATTAATATTATCAGAAAAAATTTCTTGTGATGTTAAAGAATATGTTTCAGGTGAAGCTCTATCTAAATCAAAAATAAAACATGAGATAATATTTCTAGACATTGAAATGGGTAATTTAGATGGTATAACTACTGCAAAAAAAATTAGAAACAATGAAAATGAATTCTGCAGATCCATATTAATATTTGTAACTGGATTTGATAGGTATGTATATGAAGCTTTTGATGTACATGCATTTCATTATATTTTAAAGCCAATAGACAACAGTAAATTTATTGAAGTATTTAAGAATGCAGTATTAGAGTATAAAAAATCAAATGAAAAATCTAACAAATACATACTTATAAAGATTGGAACCACCTATAAAAAAGTTTTTCTTAAGGAAATTTACTATGTGGAAAGTAATAGACGAAAAGTGATTTTATATACCCAAAATGATACCAAAGAATATTATGCTAAAATGGATGACGTAGAATCTCAACTTGGCAGTACTTTCTTTCGATGCCATCGTGGATATATTGTAAATATGGCTTATATTAAGGAATATGATACTTCAAGTATTACACTTGAAAATGGAATTAAACTTATAATATCACAACATAAATATAACGATTTTGTAAAAAATTATATTCGTTATTTAAAAACAGAGGTGATATAG